The segment CCTATAAACTCGATTTAAGAGTCGGTGATAATGATAGGATAGAATTGTTCTCTTTTCCCAATCCTGGACCGAGATTAAGTAACCCAGAAAATTGTGGACTAAGACATTTAGCGTTTGCAGTTACTAATCTAGATGAAGTCGTTGCTAACTTAGAATCAAAAGGAGTTTCTGTTGAACCCATTAGATTAGATGAATTAACAGGAAAACGTTTTACTTTTTTTAAAGATCCCGACCAGTTACCGCTAGAAATTTACGAAAACTAAAGTACTAATTGCCATAATTTAGGAGATAATCTAATGACTTCAAAGGGAATTTATATCTTAGCTAACGATGTTGTTTATGATCAACTGATTGCACTTCTTAACAGTATAGAAGCTAATGTTAGTAATCTGTTTCCTATTTGTGTTATTCCCTACGATGATCGCTTAGAAAAAGTCAAAGCAGAAATCAAAAATAGACCTAATCTTACTTTATTTGATAATCAAGACTCTATCGAAAGATGGGAAGATTTCGCTAATAAAGTTTGGTCAGCGCATCCTAGAAATAAAGAGAGCAAAATCTCTCGCCCTAATTGGTACAAAGGTCATTTACAACGGAAATTTGTTGCATTTGATGGAAAATTTGATCACTTTGTTTTTTACGAAGCTGATAACTTAGCGATGAAACCAATTGAGGATGTTTTTGAAAAATTACAAAATTATGATTTTATCTTTAATGACTGGGAACATCGTAAACCGACTCCCATTGCTGCGTTAAATATTCCCCTGATTGAAGCAACCAGTTCCTATACAGAAGCAGACATCAGACCAAAAATTCATGATGCTAGTTTTTTTGCGAGTAAAAAAGGGTTATTTCCTCCTTCAGAATTAGCTGATCTAGAAGACAAACTCATTAATCAAAAAGAGGTAGAATGGATTAATGGGATTGGTTGGTGGGATGATGTTTTTCTATTTAATTATCTTACCTTACGCTGCGATCGCCCTATTTATAATTTTACCCAAAGTCCCAATGGACAAGATAGAACCGGTAATTGCGCAGATGCTGATCCCTTTGTGAATATTGACAACATTCTCTACAACGAACAAGGATTAAAACCCATCCATCGTATTCATTATATGAACTATTCTTCCAGAGATTTCGCCCGTTTATGTCAGGGAGAAGATGTTAATATTCGCTATCAAGATGTCTTTTTGCACTATCGTTTTTTAAAAAATCCAGACCAAAAACCTCAACAATTAACCCCTGCGAGTTCTTTAACCAAAGCGACTCGAAAATTCCAAGGATTTGTCAACAAAATTAAACGAACAATTTCCTAGTTATTGATGTTAATATTATGCCTAAAGTCACTGTCTGTATTCCCACCTATAACCGTTCCCATTTTCTAACTTATTCAGTACAAAGTGTTCTTGATCAAACTTATTCTGATTTTGAACTAATTATCTGTGATGATGGTTCCCCCGATAATACTCCCGATGTTGTTAAAGGGTTTAACGATACTAGGATTAAGTATATCAGACATCCGCAAAATATCGGTCGTAGTCGCAATATGCGATCGGGGTTTGAAGCATCTCAAGGAGAGTATTTTATTAAATTTGATGATGATGATGGGTTAACCCGGCAATTTTTAGAAAAAACAGTTGACGTATTAGACAATAATCAAAATGTTGATTTTGTGTGTACCAATCATTGGATTATTAATCAAGATAATCAGCGAATGGAGTCAGCAACACAGGAAAATTCTAAACGGTGGGGAAAAGATAAAATACCCCTAGGAATTATTCAAGATTTAACTTGGCAAACTTTCTATTACCAAAGTTTACAAGTAGGTTCAACCCTATTTCGTCAGTCCTGTTTAAAAGACATTCATTATATGCGTCCAGAAGCAGATGGGTGTGAAGATTTTGACTTATTAGTAAGATTAGCAATAGCCGAAAAACGAGGCTATTTTTTACCCGAATTTTTAATGGAATATCGCTTTCATGGAGGACAAACCAGCTTAAAACAAAATCTGCATTTCTTAAAATCTAAATTATTCTGTATTAGTGACTATCAGTTTAAAGAACCGGAATTAGAAGAAAAAAGATTAATTAAATTAGCGCAAACCCAACAAGACTTAGGACTGAGATTAATTGAACAAGGAAACACCCAAGAAGGACGCAAACTTCTACAAGAGTCTAATCAAGTGTTAGGAAGTTCTCGTCGCTCAAATTTAGGTATATTACTGTCTTATTTTCCCTCTAATCTTCGTCAATTATTCCTCCAAGGATTTCGCCAACTACGTCCTAAAGATTATACCGAAAAAGTTCGTTCTCAAACCTCTTAAATATGTTATAATTAAGCGATAAATTATGATTATTTTTTAAAGGAAATTATGGGACTTCTCATAGAGGGAATTTGGCACGATCAATGGTATGACACCGAAAGTACAGGAGGCCGTTTTATTCGTCAATCCTCCCAATTTCGCAATTGGATTACACCTGATGGAAGTGCGGGAATATCGGGAATAGAAGGATTTAAAGCAGAACCTGGACGTTATCATCTCTATGTTTCATTAGCGTGTCCCTGGGCTCATCGTACCCTAATTTTTCATGCTATAAAAGGACTACAAGACATGATTTCCCTCTCTGTTGTTCACTGGTTTATGGGGGAATTTGGATGGACATTTCAAGAGGGACAAGGGGTTATTCCTGATACAATTAATAACGCGAATTATCTCTACGAAATTTACACAAAAGCGAACCCGAAGTATACAGGTAGGGTAACGGTTCCGATTCTTTGGGATAAGCAAAATAATACCATTGTTAGTAACGAATCTGCTGAAATTATTCGGATGTTTAATAGTGCTTTTGATCACCTTGGTGCAAAACCGGGAGACTATTATCCCCAAGACTTACGAGGAGAGATTGATACTATCAATGAACGCATTTATAATACGATCAACAATGGAGTTTATAAAGCAGGATTTGCTACTACTCAAGAAGCATATCAAGAGGGAGTTATTCCCCTATTTGAAACCCTAGATTGGTTAGAAGAAAAGTTATCAACGTCTCGCTATTTATTAGGAGATAAACTCACTGAAGCAGACTGGAGATTATTTACTACCTTAGTTCGGTTTGATGCGGTTTATGTCGGACATTTTAAGTGTAATAAAAAACGGATTATTGATTATCCCAATTTATGGGGATATATCCGAGAACTGTATCAATATCCCAACGTAGCTAAAACAGTTAATTTTACCCACATTAAAGGCCATTATTATCAAAGTCATCGAACGATTAACCCTACTGGAATTATTCCCCTAGGACCTGAAATAGATTTTAGTGAACCCCATGATCGACACCGATTAAGTTAAGCTAAAACGGTTGATTGATAATTCTCTGCATTAATCAACCGTCCATCTTCAAGTTCAATAATGCGATCAGCCACATCTAAAATACGATTATCATGGGTGACAATTAAAATAGTACAGCCTTGTTCCTTCGCTAATTGCTGCATTAATTGTACCACATCATGACCCGATTTACTATCAAGAGAAGCTGTCGGTTCATCGGCTAAAACCATCTTGGGATGACTCACTAATGCGCGTGCGATCGCAACCCGTTGTTTTTGTCCCCCTGATAAGTTTTTGGGATAATAATTAAGGCGATCGCCTAATCCTACCGCTTCTAACATTTTAATCGATTTTTGTTTAACTTCTTGCGCTGATAATCCATTGTGTAATTCAACTGACATCTGCACATTTTGTCTTGCAGTTAAACAGTCTAATAAATTATGCGCTTGGAAAATATACCCAATATTCCGACGAATTTTCACCAGTTTATTTTTAGACGTTCCTACTAACTCCTGTCCCAAAACTGTTAAACTTCCACTTTGAGGCGATCGCAACCCACCCATCAAGGTTAATAACGTGGTTTTTCCTGAACCCGAAGGACCTTTTAGAATCACCACTTCCCCTGATTTAAGGGTTAAATTAATATCAAAAAGAATCTGCTTTCTCAGACTTCCTTCCCCAAAATAGTGATTAAGATTTTTAATGACAACTACATTTTCTTGATTGATCATAACTCACCTTTTTTGTCAACTCACTATTCTCTGTTCCCTTTAATTAAAAAATATCAGCCGGATCAGCAGCTTTCAATTTACCCACAGCTATCCCTCCCGAAATACAACACATAATAACCGTTAAAATTAAAACCGTAATTGCTCTTGATGTTACCATAATAATCGGTAATCCTGTGGCTTTAGCTGCATTAAAATAGAGTAGCATTGATAAAGAAAACCCTGGAATAAATCCAATCAACGCTAAAATAATCGCCTCTTGAAAAACCACAGTAAATAAATAAAAATCC is part of the Rippkaea orientalis PCC 8801 genome and harbors:
- a CDS encoding VOC family protein, translating into MKVKKIHHIAIICSDYEKSKHFYTNILGFSIIEETFREHRNSYKLDLRVGDNDRIELFSFPNPGPRLSNPENCGLRHLAFAVTNLDEVVANLESKGVSVEPIRLDELTGKRFTFFKDPDQLPLEIYEN
- a CDS encoding Npun_R2821/Npun_R2822 family protein, with the protein product MTSKGIYILANDVVYDQLIALLNSIEANVSNLFPICVIPYDDRLEKVKAEIKNRPNLTLFDNQDSIERWEDFANKVWSAHPRNKESKISRPNWYKGHLQRKFVAFDGKFDHFVFYEADNLAMKPIEDVFEKLQNYDFIFNDWEHRKPTPIAALNIPLIEATSSYTEADIRPKIHDASFFASKKGLFPPSELADLEDKLINQKEVEWINGIGWWDDVFLFNYLTLRCDRPIYNFTQSPNGQDRTGNCADADPFVNIDNILYNEQGLKPIHRIHYMNYSSRDFARLCQGEDVNIRYQDVFLHYRFLKNPDQKPQQLTPASSLTKATRKFQGFVNKIKRTIS
- a CDS encoding glycosyltransferase family 2 protein: MPKVTVCIPTYNRSHFLTYSVQSVLDQTYSDFELIICDDGSPDNTPDVVKGFNDTRIKYIRHPQNIGRSRNMRSGFEASQGEYFIKFDDDDGLTRQFLEKTVDVLDNNQNVDFVCTNHWIINQDNQRMESATQENSKRWGKDKIPLGIIQDLTWQTFYYQSLQVGSTLFRQSCLKDIHYMRPEADGCEDFDLLVRLAIAEKRGYFLPEFLMEYRFHGGQTSLKQNLHFLKSKLFCISDYQFKEPELEEKRLIKLAQTQQDLGLRLIEQGNTQEGRKLLQESNQVLGSSRRSNLGILLSYFPSNLRQLFLQGFRQLRPKDYTEKVRSQTS
- a CDS encoding glutathione S-transferase family protein; the protein is MGLLIEGIWHDQWYDTESTGGRFIRQSSQFRNWITPDGSAGISGIEGFKAEPGRYHLYVSLACPWAHRTLIFHAIKGLQDMISLSVVHWFMGEFGWTFQEGQGVIPDTINNANYLYEIYTKANPKYTGRVTVPILWDKQNNTIVSNESAEIIRMFNSAFDHLGAKPGDYYPQDLRGEIDTINERIYNTINNGVYKAGFATTQEAYQEGVIPLFETLDWLEEKLSTSRYLLGDKLTEADWRLFTTLVRFDAVYVGHFKCNKKRIIDYPNLWGYIRELYQYPNVAKTVNFTHIKGHYYQSHRTINPTGIIPLGPEIDFSEPHDRHRLS
- a CDS encoding DevA family ABC transporter ATP-binding protein — protein: MINQENVVVIKNLNHYFGEGSLRKQILFDINLTLKSGEVVILKGPSGSGKTTLLTLMGGLRSPQSGSLTVLGQELVGTSKNKLVKIRRNIGYIFQAHNLLDCLTARQNVQMSVELHNGLSAQEVKQKSIKMLEAVGLGDRLNYYPKNLSGGQKQRVAIARALVSHPKMVLADEPTASLDSKSGHDVVQLMQQLAKEQGCTILIVTHDNRILDVADRIIELEDGRLINAENYQSTVLA